GTCGCAGGCTTCCAGCATGGCAGCTGCCTCGCCCAGCGAGGGAGCCATGGGCTTCTCACACAGGATGCCGGCCACTCCGGCCTTGGCCGCGGCCACGGTGATCTCCGCGTGAGTGCCTGGCCAGGTGGCCACCGTCACCACGTCGAGATGCTCCTTCTCCAGCATCTCGCGATAGTCCTCGTAGAGGGGAACGCTCAGCTCGAATTTGCTGCACAGCCCTTCGCCCGCCTCGCGCTTGACGTCCGCCAGCGCTGCCAGCTCGTAGCCCTCCACCGCCCGAAAGCTGTTCACATGCGCCGGCGCGATGCGCCCGCAACCGATGATCCCCACGCGATACTTGCTACTCATCACCTTCTCCCAATCAAGCCGCCGGGCCGGCTCTGGCCCATGCCCCGACATCGCGAATCAAACCTCTGGATTGTGGGCCGCTGGTAAGCCTCCGTCAAACGTGTGAAGGCGCCCGCCGGGATGACAAAGGGAGGACCCCGCGGGGTCCTCCCCTGGCAAAGCCTGCGTCCAGGCCGCGCGCCTGGCGGCGGCGTGGACGCGGTGACTCTAGTGGCAGTCGCTACAAGGGTTGAGCGTGCCGGTGTGATGGCAAGCGCCGTAGCACCAACGGACGCCCGGGTCCACTTCGCCGGTGGCCTCGGTCATCGGGATGGAGTGCGGCCTGTGGCAGTTGATGCAGGACGGGATGTTCGCCTCGATGCCCGGCTCCTCGTGCGGCACGTAAGTGTGCGGCGTGTTGGGCATGTCGGGGAAGGGCTCGTAGTCCTGCGTGGCGGCGATCAAAGCGTCGTACGGGCCATGGCAGGTGAGGCACTGGGCGACGGTCATCCTCACCGGCGTCACCGCCTCGGCCGCCTCGCCCGACTCGGTGCGGTGACAAGTGAGGCAGTCCTCGTCGACGAAGGCAGCGTGGCTCTCCGGGGCGGGCTCAAGCCCGGTCTCCACCGCATGGCACATCAAGCACGCGTCCCGCCCGTCAAGAGTGTGTAGGATTGTCGGAGCCTGCAGCGGCGCGTAGCCGGCCGAAGCCTCGCCCTCTTCCGTCTCCCCTTCTTCCTCGGCCTCAGCCGTGGGCGCGACCGTAGGCTCAGCCGTGGCGGTGGCCGTCGGCTCCGCGGTGGCGGTGGCCGTCGGCTCCGTTGTCGCCGTGGGCGCGGTGGTCGGCGTCTCAGTGGGAGCCACCGTGGGCGCGGTGGTCGGCGTCTCGGTGGGCACCGCCGTGGGCGCGGGCGTGTCAGTGGGGACGGCCGTGGCCGTCGGTTGAGTGGTGGCCGTAGGAGGCAGTGGAGTGGGCGTCGGCTCCGGACTGGAGCCCCGCTGCACCAGCACTGCCGCGGCCAGCACCAGCATTAGCACTACCACCAGTATCAGCACTACCAGGACCCTGCTAGCTTTCATTATGCACGTTCCCCCCGTTTCCCTGCCTCGGAATCCCGAGCGACAGCTGTCGGCCGCATTGCCGGCGATAGCCGGTTGCGGCCCGGACTAGTCTTCCACGACCTGCCACAATCCGCCAGTTCGGCCACCAGATACAGTCGGTACTTGACCATTGGGCCTGACATCTATCCTCACACTGTGGCCGTACCATTCCCGGCAGCTGCCGGGGCCGACAAGCCAAGAGGCCTGCCGGAGGGCTCCGGCAGGCCTCGTCGGTGGCGGACAGGTTTGCGGCCTCAGGCCGGGGAACCGCCTACTCCTCGTCTACCTCGGTGGCCGCCTTACCGGCCAGGTAGCCAAAGGTCCCGGCGATGCCGATGCCACCGCCGTAGATAACGTCGAACACGCCTCCACCGGCTGGCGGAACGGCATACAACCCTGGAATGGGGCCCTTCTGCCGGTCCAGGGCCTGGCACTTCTCGTTGATGGCAATGCCTCCGAACGTCATGTAGATCTGGGCGGTGACTGCTATGGCGTAGAAGGGCGGGTTCTCGATGGGGAAGAGGCCAGCGGCGCGGGGTACGTCCAGGTCCATTGTGGTTTCATCGGCGATGGCCTGGTTGTACTCCTCGATCGTGCGCAGGAAAGCGCCCCGACGCACACCGCGCTCCGCCAACTGGTCGGCCAGCTCCTCCAGGGTGTCGGCGACGATCACCGTCCCCCCTTCAGCCTCGATGGCCTCGATGGCCGCTGCGGAGCCCATGGCCGCATCGAAGATGGCCTGATCCCCGATCTGGTAGGCCATGCCTTCGGTCTGGTTGAGAACCGCCTGCTGCAGCCGCACGTACTTGCCCTCCAGCGGGCTGCTCTCGTCAATGAACCGCTTGCCCTCCTTGTTGACTAGTAGCCCCCGCACCTGCCCGGAGAAGAACCCAGCATCCAGGGGAAGCCACCCAGGAGGCGAGACCCTACCGGCCGAAAGCGGTCCGCCCAGTTCCTCCGGTGGAGTCTCTTGCAGCACCCGCTCGTACTCCTCCGCATTGGCGCAGAGGGGGTCACCCGGAGTTAGCGCCACCAAGGTGCCGGACCAGGTGCTCATGTTCCCGCTGAGGATGGCGCCCACTTCCTGGGCCATCATGATGCCCTCGCCAGTGGAATAGGGCACCCCCATGAGCT
This DNA window, taken from Anaerolineae bacterium, encodes the following:
- a CDS encoding FAD-binding protein, whose product is MSEQLRRVGRRSFLRKAAVGAGVAAATAVSTGAAAEPSRQMVTPEEWDMEVDVVVAGAGHGGLCAAVAAAEEGADVLLLEISSKTGGGSAWSGGYIHAMGLQDWEEYNAHTEGLHDPVLGRPYIETFRNEFIPWLEEIGAYFEGPGAGIAFSADYSMGHGEPGYLRHRLYFDSLEEALARFGGTLMTRMRAVKLFADEEGNVVGLRAVNVETGEVLNIGAKAVILATGNFMANKEMLNRYVGPFAHRAKLMGVPYSTGEGIMMAQEVGAILSGNMSTWSGTLVALTPGDPLCANAEEYERVLQETPPEELGGPLSAGRVSPPGWLPLDAGFFSGQVRGLLVNKEGKRFIDESSPLEGKYVRLQQAVLNQTEGMAYQIGDQAIFDAAMGSAAAIEAIEAEGGTVIVADTLEELADQLAERGVRRGAFLRTIEEYNQAIADETTMDLDVPRAAGLFPIENPPFYAIAVTAQIYMTFGGIAINEKCQALDRQKGPIPGLYAVPPAGGGVFDVIYGGGIGIAGTFGYLAGKAATEVDEE